The following are encoded in a window of Paenibacillus polymyxa genomic DNA:
- a CDS encoding BlaI/MecI/CopY family transcriptional regulator, with protein sequence MKRLNFKAGETGLNRFFGPLEAKIMDILWSTSDRSIKEVQTALEGDRDFNFNTVMTVMNRLVDKGILSKSIRGRTSLYRPVLSREEFMDEQSKGLSHELVDEFGPLAVNHMIDALEVADPKLIERLEQKIKQWKKDM encoded by the coding sequence ATGAAACGACTGAATTTTAAAGCTGGCGAAACTGGGCTTAACCGATTTTTCGGGCCTCTGGAAGCCAAGATTATGGATATTTTATGGTCCACTTCGGATCGGAGTATCAAAGAAGTGCAGACCGCGTTGGAGGGGGATCGGGACTTTAACTTCAATACGGTAATGACCGTGATGAACCGTTTAGTGGACAAGGGGATACTGAGTAAGAGTATACGTGGGAGAACGTCTTTATATCGTCCAGTTTTAAGTAGGGAAGAGTTCATGGATGAGCAATCCAAGGGACTCAGTCACGAATTGGTGGATGAATTTGGTCCGCTTGCTGTCAATCATATGATTGATGCTCTGGAGGTGGCCGATCCGAAGTTGATCGAACGTCTGGAACAAAAAATTAAACAATGGAAAAAGGATATGTAG
- a CDS encoding Fur family transcriptional regulator encodes MRTLNLTSQRQAVYDVVREAHDHPTAADVMNRLMERGYNLAYGTVYNSLRYLTDKELIRELKLGEAASRYDGRMDDHQHIICQVCGRVDEVMSEVPHDWIDTVAHETGYTIAHAHVVFGGVCKECQSKRIR; translated from the coding sequence ATGAGAACTTTAAATTTAACTTCGCAGCGCCAAGCGGTATATGATGTGGTTCGTGAAGCCCACGATCATCCTACTGCGGCCGATGTTATGAATCGGTTGATGGAGCGCGGATATAATCTGGCCTATGGAACGGTATATAATTCACTGCGTTATTTGACGGATAAGGAATTAATCCGTGAATTGAAGCTGGGGGAAGCTGCTAGTCGTTATGACGGACGGATGGACGATCATCAGCATATTATTTGTCAGGTATGCGGCCGGGTAGATGAAGTGATGAGTGAAGTCCCACATGATTGGATTGACACGGTTGCGCATGAAACGGGGTATACTATTGCCCATGCCCATGTCGTATTCGGAGGAGTGTGTAAGGAATGTCAAAGCAAGCGAATCAGATAA
- a CDS encoding response regulator transcription factor: MSKQANQITNRFKVADMPRRVKGSWTSMLAAPSTPTVQTVPSNEPLYCPTTRRIILISSVPGVVHGLVSTLSDACFDVMVFHRWEPEVQRHLGSDLLIYDLTATEPQSELLDIRNRLEVEHMKDTPVMYVVQDRVSVHANELLPSEEVLVWPLASNHMVHDIERMIVRHPAVSRQATQASRRTVFKDIWIDRDKMLVYKEESQLNLTKTEYDLLLKLIDAQGKVISREQMMHDIWETDFVGGSNVVDVHVKSLRKKLDDRPAEPEYIATVRGVGYRLAD, encoded by the coding sequence ATGTCAAAGCAAGCGAATCAGATAACGAATCGTTTCAAAGTGGCTGACATGCCTAGAAGGGTGAAGGGGAGTTGGACATCGATGTTAGCAGCTCCCTCTACACCTACGGTGCAGACCGTTCCCTCCAATGAGCCTTTGTATTGTCCGACCACACGTCGTATCATTCTAATCAGTTCGGTACCGGGTGTAGTTCACGGGTTGGTGAGTACGTTGTCAGATGCGTGTTTTGATGTGATGGTTTTTCATCGCTGGGAGCCTGAAGTGCAGCGTCATCTGGGAAGCGATCTGTTGATTTACGATTTGACCGCCACCGAACCACAGAGTGAATTACTGGATATCCGCAATCGTCTGGAGGTAGAACACATGAAAGACACACCGGTTATGTACGTGGTTCAGGATCGGGTGTCTGTACATGCGAATGAGCTGCTTCCTTCAGAAGAGGTGCTGGTGTGGCCGCTGGCTTCCAATCATATGGTGCATGACATTGAACGGATGATTGTACGCCATCCTGCCGTTTCCCGTCAGGCGACGCAAGCCAGCCGTCGTACGGTGTTCAAGGACATCTGGATTGACCGAGATAAAATGCTGGTATATAAAGAAGAGAGTCAACTGAATCTGACTAAAACAGAATACGATTTGCTGCTGAAGCTGATTGATGCTCAAGGCAAAGTGATCTCTCGCGAGCAAATGATGCACGATATCTGGGAGACGGATTTTGTAGGCGGCAGTAACGTTGTAGATGTGCATGTCAAAAGTTTGCGTAAGAAGCTAGATGATCGACCTGCGGAACCTGAATATATTGCAACCGTAAGAGGTGTAGGATACAGATTGGCAGATTGA
- a CDS encoding GerAB/ArcD/ProY family transporter — MSHRLENKTYISTGQLLILMFHFLTGNAITINMDSYMQRDTWIIQLVAMILGMVLFRMYCYTAETFPGKPLTTYASELVGHTCGTVMGVLYILFFLFLTGGNLRDETELIRISVLEQTPNLVVAFLMVLCVMYVLWLGFEVLARTGQIMLIAVVTVIFVGNVLLILSDSIHLHELTPVMEHGFKSVLHSAIREHLAFPYAEMICFMMFVPHLEKTSQMARTGYAGIIVGGFVLAEAAILNVAVMGTDIAQRSIFPLLSTFGNVQFSEYLQRLDVIVLMTMIVGDFFKIALFFYAAVLGISDIFSLPYRKTLLFVGIIVLLWSQVQTPSMIEHLAFGRLSFIYIHPLFVYIFPLLLFLAALLHRSRVRTRGRSGNFQKTGPS, encoded by the coding sequence GTGAGTCATCGTCTTGAAAACAAAACATACATCAGCACGGGGCAATTGCTCATTCTTATGTTTCATTTTCTTACAGGCAACGCAATTACCATTAATATGGATAGTTATATGCAGCGGGACACCTGGATTATCCAACTCGTTGCTATGATTCTGGGTATGGTATTGTTCCGAATGTACTGCTACACAGCTGAAACGTTCCCTGGTAAGCCTCTCACAACCTATGCTAGCGAATTGGTCGGTCATACATGTGGAACAGTCATGGGAGTATTATATATTTTGTTTTTTTTATTTCTAACAGGCGGGAATTTGCGCGATGAGACAGAGCTAATTCGTATTTCCGTACTGGAGCAAACGCCCAACCTCGTCGTTGCCTTCCTTATGGTTTTGTGCGTAATGTATGTCCTTTGGTTAGGATTTGAAGTATTAGCTCGAACAGGACAAATCATGCTTATTGCAGTGGTGACCGTCATTTTTGTGGGAAATGTACTGTTGATTTTATCGGACAGCATTCATTTGCATGAGCTGACGCCGGTGATGGAGCATGGTTTTAAATCTGTGCTTCATTCAGCCATTCGGGAACATTTGGCATTTCCATACGCAGAAATGATTTGTTTTATGATGTTCGTGCCCCATTTGGAAAAAACGTCGCAGATGGCCAGAACAGGCTATGCGGGCATTATCGTAGGTGGTTTCGTTTTAGCTGAAGCCGCAATACTAAATGTGGCTGTTATGGGCACTGACATTGCACAGCGCTCCATCTTTCCTTTACTCAGCACCTTTGGGAATGTACAGTTTTCAGAATATTTACAACGTCTGGATGTGATTGTTCTGATGACGATGATTGTGGGCGATTTTTTCAAAATTGCCCTGTTCTTCTATGCTGCGGTGCTCGGGATCTCCGATATTTTTAGCCTCCCCTACCGGAAAACACTACTTTTTGTCGGAATCATTGTCTTACTGTGGTCACAGGTACAAACACCCAGCATGATTGAGCACCTTGCTTTTGGACGATTATCGTTTATTTATATTCATCCGTTATTTGTTTACATCTTTCCCTTGCTGCTCTTTTTGGCCGCTCTTTTGCATCGAAGCAGAGTTAGAACCCGAGGAAGAAGCGGAAACTTTCAGAAAACGGGACCATCGTGA